From Nitrospirota bacterium, one genomic window encodes:
- a CDS encoding PAS domain S-box protein: MSSTGPLSEVESLRLQVVALTRTLAERDQALQDGPEQANLLRAIVEGTSADIGVEFFRSLVKHLTQTLNVRYAFVGEWREQIPGKVSTLAVWSGTDFADPFDYDLKGSPCEHVIGQRLCLHESGVQERFPDDHLLVQLGVQSYCGMPLFDRSGTALGLLVVMDDRPFTRIPLIKDLLQVFAMRAAAELQRQRAETTLCEQGRRLCFTQFSLDHAADAVLWADDSTKFIYANEAACQSLGYTNEELLTLSIPDIAPHHDPVQFHKRLDQLKRGPAVTYESVHRRKDGTEFPIEVSVTYLEHDGRGYTCGIVRNITERKQIEQERLQALHDLQNIMETVPDFMFTLDLQGNMVKWNRRVEEVTGYSSKELLNMSALAFVPPEAAARTAAAIHRAFTEGYAELDGELLTKDRRLIPYHWTGALLKNLQGEPIGITGIGRDVTEKKRSEAALQQERQHLVEAQALAHLGSWDWDIDSGDVQGSDEQFRIFGHEPGRFAVKFDMFLASLHPDDHDRVLAAINDALLGTHPYDLEYRIVRPNGEVRSIHARGDVHRDETGHPIRMAGTVLDITERKQVERALHASEERWHLAVQGSNDGIWDWNIQTGAVFFSPRWKAMRGFEDHEISNHLDEWRSRIHPDDLDRVLQGVDAYLAKEAPEFSEEYRIQRKDGSYMWILDRGVALWTDDGTPCRMTGSESDISERKQALLLLAQQESLLRSILEAEPECVKRVAADGTLLQMNGAGLCFIETEFLEQVVGRSVYDLVAPEFLDQFRSMHEAVVLGAPQQLEFQIIGLKGTRRWMETHAVPLWNPIDHRVEHLAITRDITERKRAEESIRQNRTLLQSFVEHTPAAVAMLDRDLQYVAVSKRWYQDYRLAERDIIGLHHYDVFPEIRKMEQWQAIHRRCLAGETLRNEEDRICRKDGREDWLRWEIRPWIDESGMVGGIIMFTEVITARKQAEQALAEKTRELSDFVEHATVSMHWVGPDGVILWANQTELNLLGYSREEYIGRHIADFHVDKSVIQNILDRLSHDEPVQEYAARLRSKDGSIKDVIIDSSVLWKEGKFTHTRCFTRDVTERKEAEEAQRISEERFRAAYHNASVGISICDLTGRLQEVNQALCEMLGYPKEELLATDFQALTHPDDLASNLNRIRMLLAGTAVHQVFDKRYIKKDGTTVWAHMGLSVIRNHNGEPSHLLAMVHDITERKQAESRLRLTQFTIEHAADAVYWIDQTAQIVNVNEAASLMLGYSKDELCAMTVHDLNSDFQSDMWPGFWAETRQRKSVTFETFHRSKTGQLIPVEVSVNYLSYEGQELHCAFVRNITDRKNAQEELRRSKSQLTHILENSPVVVYARQVGDGWPITFITPNAYGLLGYTSVDLLSDPHRLDSLIHPDDERDLLARGMSQLLRAGACTFVYRLRHRDGIHRWIENRARLNDNGKGALQIAGTMIDVTERKKAEEALEEERHRLVMAQLLAHLGSWEWNILTGTKTWSDESYRIFGYDPGSIQPTYEIFAQAIHPQDRERVLQAARATLEDDMASCDLECRIVRPSGEVRHIHCRGEVTRNDAGRPLQMAGTVLDITERKQTQEALAQHERQLQTVLDALPVGVWFTDPSGKPLLANPAAKHIWSGIKQVGIETAANAAGWWEAIGPSSEPHRWALSHVLTKGVPSLYETLDFECLDGTKKTIRNTAVPVQDETGVVVGAIVLNEDITALRRAQEAIKLTQFSIDHAVEAFLWIGPDAKILHVNEAACRMLEYASAELTAMTVHDIDPNFPQEQWSAHWEELKRKGSLTFESKHWSRTGRVLDTEVTVNYLQYDGREYNCAIMRDIGERKRADEALRTSEERYRALYDETPTMYFTLATDGTVRSVNRFGADQLGYQVEELVGHSVLRIFHEDDKEAVSTSLSECLATPETTKHWEFRKVRKDGRIIWVRETARVGQSSAGEIVLLVTCEDTTAQKLAEAQQARQDDQLQAIFRMTLTLSRATSLDDIYREAIDCMQRALKADRASIRLFDEAGVMRFKASRGLSERYQSAVEGHSLWTSKTVDPQTILIDDISSDPSVAQYREVFDAEGIKALGFIPLVLPERLLGKFMLYYDTPHHFTEEEVGVAKTIAGHVAYMIQRTRADQALRVSEERYRSLVDNAPIGIFVNEAGRFTYVNREMQRILRATHADQLIGMPVLDRIAPEFHQIVQARIQQLIEKGQPAPTLDKQYVGLDGSRVDVAVTAIPTIFNGTPVMQVLVLDITERKQAEEALREKHTLLSTIMDATVDIIFVKDLQGRYLHMNPAGARAVGMSVEEVVGKDDDAIWPADLAACCQEADRKILASGAAQTMEESTTVDGQRVTYLTTKAPYRDAAGRMIGIIGVAHDISQMKRSEEELRRSHAFLRQVIDIDPNFVFAKDRAGRFTLVNKAVADAYGTTVENLIGKTDADFNADQKEVAFSRETDLEVLNSLQDLFLPEEVITDSMGKMRWLQTVKRPLFNEQGQAIMVLGAATDITERKRMEEALRQRERDLRAAIEERERISQDLHDGILQSLFAVGLSLETTKSMMSLKERKTSGPALKQAIDQLNRLMHEVRNFIAGLGSDLLQGTDLPTALHHMLETLTKNHPTHVRLKIEDRAAQALSAEQSLHLLLVIQEAVSNCIRHGHAQEATVSLKLLKQGVRLSVRDNGCGFDSAASKGIGHGLANMAARAQKIGGRFTVLSKTNEGTRVVLDLPKEAVLAHS, from the coding sequence ATGTCCGTTACGCCTTTGTCGGCGAGTGGCGGGAGCAGATTCCAGGTAAGGTGAGCACTCTAGCGGTCTGGTCGGGAACGGATTTCGCCGATCCGTTTGACTATGACCTCAAGGGCTCACCCTGCGAGCATGTGATCGGACAACGATTGTGTCTGCACGAGTCGGGCGTGCAGGAGCGTTTCCCCGACGATCATCTCCTCGTTCAATTGGGAGTTCAGAGCTATTGTGGAATGCCGTTGTTCGACCGATCGGGAACTGCACTGGGCCTCCTCGTCGTCATGGATGATCGCCCCTTTACGCGCATCCCCCTCATCAAGGATCTGTTGCAAGTTTTCGCGATGAGAGCGGCAGCAGAACTGCAGCGCCAACGAGCCGAGACCACTCTGTGCGAACAGGGGCGGCGACTATGCTTTACGCAATTTTCGCTGGATCATGCCGCGGATGCCGTCCTCTGGGCCGACGACTCAACGAAGTTCATCTATGCGAATGAAGCCGCCTGCCAGTCGTTGGGGTACACGAACGAGGAATTACTCACCCTGAGTATTCCGGATATCGCTCCCCACCACGATCCTGTTCAATTCCACAAACGGCTCGATCAGCTGAAGCGGGGCCCCGCTGTCACCTATGAATCGGTGCACCGGCGCAAAGACGGCACCGAATTTCCCATCGAGGTCTCAGTCACCTACCTGGAACACGACGGACGAGGCTATACCTGCGGCATCGTTCGGAATATCACGGAGCGCAAGCAGATAGAGCAAGAACGTCTGCAGGCATTGCACGATCTCCAGAATATCATGGAGACCGTTCCTGATTTCATGTTCACCCTCGATCTCCAAGGCAACATGGTGAAATGGAATCGCCGGGTCGAGGAGGTCACGGGATATAGCTCGAAGGAGTTGCTGAATATGTCGGCTCTGGCCTTTGTGCCTCCGGAGGCAGCAGCCCGTACCGCCGCCGCCATTCACCGGGCCTTCACGGAGGGATACGCCGAACTTGATGGAGAGCTCCTGACGAAAGATCGCCGCCTCATTCCCTATCATTGGACCGGCGCCCTACTCAAAAATCTTCAGGGCGAACCCATCGGTATCACTGGAATTGGACGAGATGTGACGGAGAAGAAACGGTCGGAAGCCGCACTCCAACAGGAACGGCAACATCTTGTCGAAGCCCAGGCGCTTGCCCATCTGGGGAGCTGGGATTGGGATATCGACAGTGGGGACGTGCAAGGTTCAGATGAGCAATTCAGAATCTTTGGCCACGAGCCAGGACGTTTTGCAGTCAAGTTCGATATGTTCTTAGCCTCGCTGCACCCCGACGATCACGATCGTGTCTTAGCCGCCATCAACGACGCGCTCCTGGGAACGCACCCCTACGACCTCGAATATCGCATCGTCCGTCCTAACGGCGAAGTCCGGTCCATCCATGCCCGCGGGGATGTCCATCGAGATGAGACCGGGCACCCGATCAGGATGGCCGGGACCGTCCTCGACATTACCGAACGGAAACAGGTTGAACGGGCTCTCCACGCCAGCGAAGAACGGTGGCACCTGGCTGTGCAAGGGAGTAATGACGGCATCTGGGATTGGAACATCCAAACAGGCGCCGTCTTCTTTTCCCCGCGATGGAAAGCCATGCGCGGGTTCGAGGACCATGAAATTTCAAACCATCTCGATGAGTGGCGAAGCCGTATTCATCCCGACGATCTCGACCGAGTGCTTCAGGGCGTTGACGCCTACTTGGCCAAAGAGGCTCCAGAGTTTTCGGAGGAATATCGAATCCAAAGAAAAGACGGATCCTACATGTGGATCTTGGATCGGGGCGTGGCCCTCTGGACCGACGATGGAACACCCTGTCGAATGACAGGTTCGGAGTCTGACATTAGCGAGCGCAAACAAGCCTTGTTGCTTTTGGCGCAACAGGAATCACTCCTTCGCTCGATTCTCGAGGCTGAACCGGAATGCGTCAAGCGCGTGGCTGCGGACGGCACGCTCTTGCAGATGAACGGGGCCGGGCTCTGTTTCATCGAGACCGAGTTCTTAGAACAAGTAGTGGGTCGATCGGTATACGATCTCGTCGCCCCTGAATTTCTGGACCAATTCCGCAGTATGCACGAGGCCGTGGTCCTGGGAGCACCGCAGCAACTTGAGTTTCAGATCATCGGGCTGAAGGGCACGCGACGGTGGATGGAAACACATGCGGTGCCGTTGTGGAATCCGATCGATCACCGCGTGGAGCATTTGGCGATCACTCGCGACATCACCGAGCGCAAGCGGGCGGAAGAATCGATCCGCCAGAATCGGACGCTGCTTCAATCGTTCGTCGAGCATACCCCCGCAGCGGTCGCCATGCTGGACAGAGACCTTCAATACGTCGCGGTGAGCAAGCGATGGTATCAGGATTACCGGCTGGCCGAACGCGACATCATCGGTCTCCACCACTATGACGTATTTCCGGAAATCCGAAAGATGGAACAATGGCAGGCCATCCATCGCCGGTGTTTGGCGGGCGAGACCCTGCGAAATGAGGAAGATCGGATTTGCCGGAAAGATGGGAGAGAAGACTGGCTTCGCTGGGAAATTCGTCCCTGGATTGATGAATCCGGCATGGTCGGTGGAATTATCATGTTCACCGAAGTCATTACCGCGCGCAAACAGGCCGAGCAGGCGTTAGCAGAAAAGACCCGTGAATTGTCGGATTTCGTTGAGCACGCCACCGTCTCCATGCATTGGGTGGGGCCAGACGGGGTGATCCTCTGGGCGAACCAGACAGAACTGAATCTCCTCGGCTATAGCCGTGAGGAGTACATCGGACGCCATATTGCTGACTTTCACGTAGACAAGTCGGTCATCCAGAACATTCTCGACCGCCTCAGCCATGACGAGCCGGTCCAGGAATATGCCGCCCGCCTTCGGAGCAAGGACGGCTCGATCAAGGACGTCATTATCGATTCGAGCGTCCTCTGGAAGGAGGGCAAATTCACGCATACCCGTTGTTTTACCCGTGACGTGACAGAGCGCAAAGAGGCGGAGGAAGCGCAACGGATCAGCGAGGAGCGCTTTCGTGCCGCATACCACAACGCCTCTGTCGGCATTTCCATCTGCGATCTGACGGGGCGATTGCAGGAAGTCAATCAGGCACTATGCGAGATGCTCGGCTACCCCAAGGAGGAGTTGCTCGCCACAGATTTTCAGGCGCTCACACATCCCGACGATCTGGCAAGCAATCTCAACCGAATTCGCATGCTACTGGCGGGAACTGCCGTGCATCAGGTATTCGACAAGCGCTATATCAAGAAGGATGGGACCACGGTCTGGGCTCACATGGGCCTCTCGGTCATACGAAATCATAACGGCGAACCATCTCATTTGCTGGCCATGGTCCACGACATCACTGAGCGCAAGCAGGCGGAGAGCAGGTTACGCCTCACGCAATTCACGATCGAGCACGCCGCAGACGCAGTCTACTGGATTGATCAAACGGCCCAGATTGTGAATGTTAACGAGGCGGCCAGTCTGATGTTGGGCTACTCAAAAGACGAGTTATGCGCGATGACGGTCCACGACTTGAATTCTGATTTCCAATCTGACATGTGGCCAGGTTTTTGGGCAGAAACCAGGCAACGCAAGAGCGTGACCTTTGAGACTTTTCATCGCTCCAAGACGGGCCAGCTCATCCCCGTCGAGGTGAGTGTCAATTATCTCTCCTACGAAGGGCAGGAGCTGCATTGCGCCTTCGTGCGAAATATCACGGACCGGAAAAATGCCCAGGAAGAGCTCCGCCGCTCCAAGTCCCAATTGACCCATATCCTCGAAAATAGTCCAGTCGTGGTCTATGCGCGCCAGGTCGGAGACGGCTGGCCCATCACCTTCATCACCCCGAATGCCTACGGGCTGCTCGGCTACACCAGCGTGGATCTTCTCAGCGACCCCCATCGACTGGATAGCTTGATACACCCGGACGATGAGCGCGATTTGCTGGCAAGAGGAATGTCTCAACTGCTGCGCGCCGGCGCATGTACCTTTGTCTATCGTTTGCGCCACCGAGATGGCATCCATCGCTGGATCGAAAACCGGGCGAGACTGAACGACAACGGAAAAGGCGCTCTGCAGATTGCCGGAACGATGATCGACGTCACGGAGCGGAAGAAGGCAGAAGAAGCGCTGGAGGAGGAACGGCATCGGTTAGTCATGGCTCAACTGCTCGCACACCTCGGCAGTTGGGAATGGAACATCCTGACCGGAACCAAGACGTGGTCCGATGAGAGCTACAGAATCTTCGGGTATGACCCCGGAAGCATTCAACCGACCTACGAGATCTTTGCGCAGGCCATACACCCTCAGGACCGGGAGCGAGTGCTTCAAGCTGCCCGTGCCACGCTGGAAGATGATATGGCCTCGTGTGATCTTGAATGCCGGATCGTCCGGCCCAGCGGAGAAGTCCGCCACATCCACTGCCGTGGTGAAGTGACACGCAATGACGCGGGACGGCCATTGCAGATGGCAGGAACGGTGCTCGACATTACGGAACGGAAGCAAACGCAAGAGGCCCTGGCTCAGCATGAACGCCAGTTACAGACCGTCCTTGATGCGCTTCCTGTGGGTGTCTGGTTTACCGATCCATCTGGCAAACCGCTTCTTGCCAATCCCGCAGCCAAGCACATTTGGTCTGGCATCAAACAGGTCGGGATCGAGACGGCCGCCAATGCCGCCGGATGGTGGGAGGCCATCGGACCATCGAGCGAACCCCATCGCTGGGCCTTGAGTCATGTCCTCACGAAAGGGGTTCCCTCACTGTACGAAACGCTCGATTTCGAATGCCTCGATGGGACGAAAAAGACCATCCGCAACACGGCCGTTCCGGTCCAGGACGAGACTGGTGTCGTCGTCGGTGCGATCGTGCTCAATGAAGATATTACGGCGTTACGGCGGGCGCAGGAAGCCATTAAACTGACGCAGTTCTCCATCGACCATGCCGTCGAGGCATTTCTATGGATTGGTCCAGACGCCAAAATTTTGCACGTGAACGAGGCGGCCTGCCGCATGCTGGAATATGCCAGTGCCGAACTGACGGCCATGACGGTGCACGACATTGATCCGAATTTTCCTCAGGAACAGTGGTCGGCCCATTGGGAAGAATTGAAACGAAAGGGTTCCCTGACGTTTGAATCGAAACATTGGTCGAGGACCGGCCGCGTTCTGGACACGGAGGTCACTGTCAATTATTTGCAATACGACGGTCGAGAGTACAACTGCGCCATCATGCGGGATATTGGAGAGCGCAAGCGGGCTGACGAGGCGCTGCGAACTAGTGAAGAACGGTATCGAGCGCTGTACGACGAGACCCCGACGATGTACTTCACTCTGGCGACGGATGGGACCGTGCGCTCCGTCAACCGGTTCGGAGCGGATCAGCTTGGCTATCAGGTGGAGGAGTTAGTTGGGCATTCTGTGCTCAGGATCTTTCACGAAGACGACAAAGAAGCCGTGAGTACCAGCCTTTCGGAATGTCTCGCGACACCGGAGACGACGAAACATTGGGAGTTTCGGAAAGTGCGAAAAGACGGGCGCATCATTTGGGTCAGGGAAACGGCCCGGGTGGGGCAGTCATCTGCCGGAGAGATCGTTTTGTTGGTGACATGCGAGGATACCACCGCGCAGAAACTGGCCGAAGCTCAGCAGGCCAGGCAAGACGACCAATTACAAGCCATCTTCCGGATGACGCTGACCCTGTCCCGCGCGACCTCGCTTGACGACATCTATCGTGAGGCCATCGATTGTATGCAGCGGGCGCTCAAGGCGGACCGCGCTTCCATCCGCTTGTTCGACGAAGCAGGCGTGATGCGGTTCAAGGCCTCCCGGGGTCTGTCGGAGCGGTACCAGTCCGCCGTAGAAGGTCATTCCCTTTGGACCAGCAAGACGGTCGATCCCCAAACAATTCTGATAGATGACATCAGTTCGGACCCCTCTGTCGCTCAATATCGAGAGGTCTTCGACGCAGAAGGTATCAAGGCTCTCGGATTCATCCCCCTCGTCTTGCCAGAAAGACTGCTGGGCAAGTTCATGCTCTATTACGATACACCTCATCATTTTACTGAAGAAGAAGTCGGCGTCGCGAAAACGATCGCCGGCCATGTGGCCTATATGATTCAACGTACCCGTGCGGACCAGGCATTACGCGTGAGTGAAGAGCGGTACCGGTCCTTAGTCGACAATGCGCCGATCGGCATCTTTGTCAACGAGGCGGGACGGTTTACCTATGTCAATCGAGAGATGCAACGCATTCTTCGTGCGACGCATGCCGATCAGCTGATCGGTATGCCGGTCTTGGACCGGATCGCCCCGGAGTTTCATCAGATCGTGCAGGCTCGCATCCAGCAGTTGATTGAGAAGGGACAGCCGGCTCCCACCTTAGATAAGCAATATGTGGGGCTCGATGGGTCACGGGTCGACGTGGCGGTCACAGCGATTCCCACCATCTTCAACGGTACCCCTGTGATGCAGGTGCTGGTGCTCGATATTACGGAGCGCAAACAGGCGGAAGAGGCGCTGCGGGAGAAACATACCCTGCTCTCGACCATCATGGATGCCACGGTGGATATCATTTTCGTGAAAGACCTGCAGGGGCGCTATTTGCACATGAATCCCGCCGGAGCCCGCGCCGTGGGGATGTCGGTCGAGGAGGTCGTCGGGAAAGACGACGACGCGATTTGGCCGGCCGACCTGGCCGCCTGCTGTCAAGAAGCTGATCGGAAGATCCTGGCTTCCGGTGCCGCCCAGACGATGGAGGAAAGCACGACGGTCGATGGACAGCGCGTCACGTATTTGACGACCAAAGCGCCATATCGCGATGCTGCAGGACGCATGATCGGCATCATCGGCGTGGCCCATGACATCTCGCAGATGAAACGATCGGAAGAAGAGCTTCGGCGGTCACATGCGTTTCTCCGGCAAGTCATCGACATCGATCCCAATTTCGTGTTTGCTAAGGACCGTGCCGGCCGTTTTACCTTAGTCAACAAGGCGGTGGCCGATGCCTACGGGACGACGGTGGAGAACTTGATTGGAAAGACCGATGCCGACTTTAATGCCGACCAGAAAGAAGTCGCATTTTCCCGCGAGACGGACTTGGAGGTGCTGAATTCGCTTCAGGATCTCTTCCTCCCCGAAGAGGTCATCACCGATTCGATGGGCAAGATGCGATGGTTGCAGACGGTGAAGCGGCCTCTTTTCAACGAACAAGGCCAGGCTATCATGGTCCTCGGGGCTGCGACGGATATCACTGAACGCAAGCGTATGGAAGAAGCTCTCCGTCAACGGGAGCGTGACCTGCGCGCCGCGATCGAGGAGCGCGAACGGATCAGCCAAGACCTTCATGACGGTATCTTGCAGTCGCTGTTTGCGGTGGGCCT